In Candidatus Neomarinimicrobiota bacterium, the genomic stretch CGGCCGTTGGAAGCTGCGGTTGTGGCCATAGATCGGGGCGGCGACGTAACCTATCACGGCCCCGGCCAGCTGGTGGGCTACCCGATTGTCAACCTGCAGGATCATCGCCCCAGTGTCACCTGGTATATGCGGGGATTGGAGGAGGTAATCATCCAGACTCTCGCCACCTACGGTATCAATGCTGGTAGGATGGAGGGTCTCCCGGGGGTCTGGGTGCGGCGGCGGAAAGTGGCCGCCCTGGGAGTACGACTGGCCCGCTGGACCACCATGCACGGCTTCGCCCTCAATGTCAGTGTACCCCAGCGGTATCTCGACGGGATGATTCCCTGCGGTCTCCTGGAGTACGGAGTTACCAACCTCAACGCTATCCTCCCGGCGCCAACTGACGTCTGGGAAGTCGCCCGACGAATAACTCCCATACTGCAGGATTTCCTGGGTAGGAGTAATGCCCGAGTTTCAGGGATTCCCCAAGACCAAGCTGCTTGATTATAATCCCACGACTGTCCTTGCCTGCAGCGTTGAGAGGGC encodes the following:
- the lipB gene encoding lipoyl(octanoyl) transferase LipB translates to MAISENPVLDETGVAAITEQLKMGNVARVAEWIRQQARGPQPAVFYLGRQPYCPTWDLQKQLHAWRVAGKLPDVALLLEHEPVYTLGKNANEAHLLIRRPLEAAVVAIDRGGDVTYHGPGQLVGYPIVNLQDHRPSVTWYMRGLEEVIIQTLATYGINAGRMEGLPGVWVRRRKVAALGVRLARWTTMHGFALNVSVPQRYLDGMIPCGLLEYGVTNLNAILPAPTDVWEVARRITPILQDFLGRSNARVSGIPQDQAA